A portion of the Blautia hansenii DSM 20583 genome contains these proteins:
- a CDS encoding plasmid recombination protein: protein MTGKGSLNHNSRKFHAKNTDPNRTHWNVEYCNEDIKDVYHELFDEALKRYNDKQTRKDRKIDDYYEKIRSGKQEKLFHEVILQIGDKDNMGSETMEGQLAAKILDEYMKGFQERNPTLRVFAAHLHLDEATPHLHIDFIPYVTGSKRGLDTRVSLKQALSSLGFKGGSRSETELNQWVQSEKEKLAMVMRENEIEWEQKGTHEPHLSVLDYKKKVREQEVEELTEHKNLLEHDLHDISECVDEIQKEKEQVEKERDAVIKKTEVLEKRFSALNSKAGLVDSHAREYGYYPEEWLPEAGTLESAKSYRKRIFPLVKKVANMIQALYSKYLELKSKNQKLSDRNLDLENRVDRLREEVSVIKKENVALLNVSYDMDRVVAVLGKNKVKEAIEVAKHLEQANAKQNIKKKRIDRDGR from the coding sequence ATGACAGGAAAAGGCTCCCTGAACCATAATAGTAGAAAATTTCATGCAAAGAATACGGATCCGAACAGAACCCATTGGAACGTTGAATATTGTAATGAAGATATCAAAGACGTATATCATGAATTATTTGACGAAGCCTTGAAACGTTACAACGATAAACAGACTCGAAAAGATCGTAAGATAGATGATTACTATGAAAAGATACGTTCCGGGAAACAAGAAAAATTATTTCATGAGGTTATCCTTCAGATCGGTGATAAAGACAATATGGGATCAGAAACGATGGAGGGACAGCTTGCTGCAAAGATATTAGATGAATACATGAAAGGATTTCAAGAACGGAATCCTACGTTGCGAGTATTTGCTGCTCATCTGCATTTAGACGAAGCAACACCACACCTACATATTGATTTTATTCCCTATGTTACAGGAAGTAAGCGAGGACTTGATACAAGAGTATCTTTAAAACAAGCCTTATCGTCATTAGGATTTAAAGGTGGTTCCAGAAGTGAGACGGAGCTAAATCAATGGGTACAATCAGAAAAGGAAAAATTAGCCATGGTCATGAGGGAAAATGAGATAGAATGGGAGCAGAAAGGAACTCATGAACCACATCTTTCTGTGTTGGATTACAAGAAAAAGGTTCGAGAACAGGAAGTAGAAGAATTAACGGAACATAAGAATTTATTGGAACATGATTTGCATGATATCAGCGAATGTGTGGATGAGATCCAAAAGGAAAAAGAACAGGTAGAAAAAGAGAGAGATGCAGTAATTAAAAAGACAGAAGTGTTAGAAAAACGATTTTCTGCACTAAATTCAAAAGCTGGACTTGTTGACTCACATGCACGTGAGTATGGATATTATCCGGAAGAATGGCTGCCAGAAGCCGGAACTTTAGAGTCTGCAAAATCTTACAGGAAGAGAATATTTCCTTTGGTGAAAAAAGTTGCGAACATGATACAGGCATTGTATAGCAAATATTTAGAACTGAAAAGCAAAAATCAAAAGCTATCAGATCGAAACCTGGATCTTGAAAATCGTGTAGATCGGTTGCGAGAAGAAGTATCTGTTATAAAGAAAGAGAATGTAGCTTTGTTAAATGTGTCATATGATATGGATCGGGTTGTAGCTGTTTTGGGAAAAAATAAGGTCAAGGAAGCAATAGAAGTTGCAAAGCATTTGGAACAGGCAAATGCAAAACAAAACATCAAGAAGAAACGTATAGACAGAGATGGTAGATAG
- a CDS encoding helix-turn-helix domain-containing protein: MPKISFNKDYKNALTIYGRESHFNQYYHLETPFSFVLETYYKDEVNEYISLTNFTPTDIKHTIVPNISTIFTSQNRVLHQHDFYEFMYVLDGTVTNSIENTIRIYPKGSGCIVNRNLRHAERFDGNFRVFFLNLSKEYITKMIKETHNLYFAEEQEILDSPILKFLQESENNDVLSNKQFLDIFPVQGNDFAHRCMYKNGESISKTMLSPTFGSSHLIDGYICNILGLICDTTAFHTTHVKLDYNNDFLIFSRATHMIEDSNGLISRSELETKLHYSGDYINRIIKKYSNLNLSSYCMNYRLTKAIDLLKETDLSISEIAFQLGFKNRTHFYKQFKNHYGMMPSSFRNQK, from the coding sequence ATGCCGAAAATATCATTTAATAAAGATTATAAAAATGCATTAACTATCTATGGAAGAGAAAGTCATTTTAATCAATATTATCATTTAGAAACACCATTTAGTTTCGTATTAGAGACCTATTATAAGGATGAAGTAAATGAATATATCAGTTTGACTAATTTTACCCCGACTGACATTAAACACACAATTGTTCCAAACATCAGCACAATCTTCACAAGTCAAAATCGAGTGTTACATCAACATGATTTCTATGAATTCATGTATGTTTTAGACGGGACTGTAACAAACTCTATTGAAAATACTATCCGTATCTATCCCAAAGGTTCAGGATGTATCGTTAACCGAAATTTGAGACATGCCGAAAGATTTGATGGAAACTTCCGTGTATTTTTTCTCAATCTATCCAAGGAATATATCACTAAGATGATAAAAGAGACGCACAATCTCTATTTTGCAGAAGAACAGGAGATACTGGACAGTCCAATCTTAAAATTCTTGCAAGAAAGTGAAAATAATGATGTTCTGTCTAACAAGCAATTCCTTGATATATTTCCGGTACAAGGAAATGATTTTGCACATCGCTGTATGTATAAAAACGGAGAAAGCATCTCAAAAACTATGCTTTCTCCTACCTTTGGGAGTTCCCATCTGATTGACGGATATATTTGCAATATTTTAGGACTTATATGTGATACAACAGCTTTTCACACAACTCATGTGAAATTAGATTACAACAACGACTTTTTAATTTTTTCCAGAGCAACCCATATGATAGAAGATTCCAACGGATTGATTTCACGTAGTGAACTAGAAACAAAATTGCATTATAGCGGAGATTATATCAATCGGATTATCAAAAAATACAGCAATTTAAACTTATCTAGTTATTGTATGAACTATCGCTTAACGAAGGCCATTGATCTGCTCAAAGAAACGGATCTCTCGATTTCTGAGATTGCATTTCAGCTTGGCTTTAAAAACCGTACCCATTTTTATAAACAGTTCAAAAATCACTATGGAATGATGCCAAGTTCGTTTCGTAATCAAAAATAA
- a CDS encoding MFS transporter, with protein MGENASQKKYLKFYQKLAYGSGDLASNCSYGLVSSFLLLYLTSVMGMNSAVIGTLMLVSKCVDGVTDVFFGNIIDRTHSKMGKARPWMLYAQIGVSGCLALLFSVPAGMGRTAQYAYFFVFYTCLNAIFYTANGIAYSSLTALITKNPNERVQLGSFRFMFAVVTNIVLGFAVTSAVSAFGGGANGWRMVAIVFAIIALVVNTISVLAVKELPDEEVTVKEDGKSAEDKLSFLDTIKVLLKNKYYLMIVAIYIVYYIMSNLVTGSGVFFATYYLGNEGIYGLLNMMKMFPVIFALIIAPFIIKKVGNMQKVNTWAYGISCVLGIPLIYAAVTKNITLFLIILFVKGVFAGFLSGSLNAFIAEASAYTTRTTGIRMEGTMYSCSSLGVKIGGGIGTAAVGWLLAVGGFVNDAAVQTAGATNMILWIYLIIPVLIGVLITYLLSRLDVEKANQKWDEEHQNV; from the coding sequence ATGGGAGAGAATGCTTCGCAAAAAAAATATTTAAAGTTTTATCAAAAGTTAGCTTATGGATCTGGTGATCTTGCATCAAACTGTAGTTATGGATTAGTTTCCAGCTTTTTGTTGTTGTATCTTACAAGTGTAATGGGAATGAATAGTGCTGTGATTGGTACATTGATGTTGGTATCCAAGTGTGTGGACGGAGTTACAGATGTGTTCTTTGGGAATATAATTGACCGAACACATTCTAAAATGGGAAAAGCCAGACCGTGGATGTTATATGCACAAATTGGTGTATCAGGTTGTTTGGCACTGCTTTTCTCAGTTCCGGCAGGAATGGGAAGAACTGCACAGTATGCATATTTCTTCGTATTTTATACCTGTTTAAATGCAATTTTTTATACAGCGAATGGTATTGCATATTCATCATTGACTGCATTGATTACAAAAAACCCAAATGAAAGAGTTCAACTTGGTTCATTCCGTTTCATGTTTGCAGTTGTAACAAATATTGTATTAGGATTTGCAGTAACTTCTGCAGTAAGTGCTTTTGGTGGTGGTGCAAATGGATGGAGAATGGTTGCTATTGTATTTGCAATAATTGCACTTGTTGTAAATACCATCAGTGTTCTTGCTGTGAAAGAACTTCCGGATGAGGAAGTAACTGTGAAAGAGGACGGAAAATCAGCTGAAGATAAATTAAGTTTTCTGGATACAATTAAAGTCCTTTTGAAAAATAAATATTATCTGATGATTGTTGCTATTTACATTGTGTATTATATTATGAGCAATCTTGTTACAGGATCAGGTGTTTTCTTTGCAACATATTATCTTGGAAATGAAGGAATTTATGGATTACTAAATATGATGAAAATGTTTCCGGTAATCTTTGCATTAATTATTGCACCGTTCATTATTAAAAAAGTCGGTAATATGCAGAAGGTAAATACATGGGCATATGGCATCAGTTGTGTACTTGGCATTCCACTGATTTATGCTGCAGTAACGAAAAATATCACACTTTTTCTCATTATTCTTTTCGTAAAAGGCGTATTTGCAGGATTCCTCAGTGGCTCATTGAATGCGTTTATTGCAGAGGCCAGTGCTTACACAACAAGAACAACTGGAATTCGCATGGAAGGAACGATGTACTCTTGTTCTTCTCTCGGTGTTAAAATCGGTGGTGGAATCGGTACAGCTGCAGTGGGCTGGTTATTAGCAGTGGGCGGATTTGTAAATGATGCCGCTGTTCAGACAGCAGGAGCGACAAATATGATTTTATGGATATATCTGATCATTCCGGTTCTCATCGGTGTGCTGATTACATATTTACTTTCCAGACTTGATGTAGAAAAAGCAAATCAGAAATGGGATGAAGAACATCAGAATGTATAG
- a CDS encoding glycoside hydrolase family 2 protein, which translates to MEKIKLLDNWKFCKGVVSSLKIMEMSGKAPEVVTLPHDAMIYEKRTKETKNGSQTGFYPGGIYTYFKDIDVPEEWENRAAILEFEGIYETAMVYVNGALAATNLYGYSGFFVDLKPYLNYGQMNQIKVIADNSAEENSRWYSGSGIYRDVNLYLGGSTYIPPEGVKITTISADEKMARLELAVQIENISEDSRADEAQVDIYYEGAVICSCKKEITDEECGLKQFTWNVEIEHPHLWDTEYPNLYQIEVTLLKNGEILDKQKEHFGIRTIYVDGKHGFCLNGKSLNLRGTCLHHDNGIIGAATIYDAERRKIRIIKEAGFNSIRSSHHPISKAMLDICDEMGIIVMDELFDMWTVHKNSHDFALHFLDEWEKVTTRMVNKDYNHPCVAIYSIGNEISELGTTRGVEISRMLCKKLHELDDTRFTTCGVNGLNAAGARLFEIMRDVAPLIKRKDEGNSGDNQGQSMGSNALNGIMEFMSGEAGDAFAAHPKLSEAIAGVSDATDIVGLNYMTGRHVLEAQLHPNKAVVGTETFPADIFRLWTLVEDYSHIIGDFTWTGYDYLGEAGCGIFYYDGTKNFGSVYPDRLAYIGDITITGVRRPISYYREVVYGLRHEPYIAVERVDRNGQTPSKTPWMFKDNISSWTWTGYEGTSASVDVYSDAEEVELFLNDESLGRKKAGKENQYMAEFTVPYQAGTLMAIDYVNGMERGRYSLETAKKSTTLDVKMDKKVLTANGQDLCYLNITLCDESGKTNQQEIKQITVSVDGAGKLQGLGSSNPSNEEDYFDRCCNTFDGDAMACVRAGHESGIITVTISANGCEDVVRKIEVR; encoded by the coding sequence ATGGAAAAAATAAAGTTACTAGATAATTGGAAATTCTGTAAAGGGGTGGTTTCCTCATTGAAAATCATGGAGATGTCTGGAAAGGCACCGGAGGTTGTGACCTTACCGCATGATGCAATGATTTATGAGAAACGTACCAAAGAGACAAAGAATGGAAGCCAGACAGGATTTTATCCAGGTGGAATTTATACATACTTTAAAGACATTGATGTGCCAGAAGAATGGGAAAACAGAGCTGCTATTCTGGAATTTGAGGGGATATATGAAACAGCAATGGTATATGTGAATGGGGCATTGGCGGCTACAAACCTGTATGGATACTCAGGATTCTTTGTGGATTTGAAACCATATTTGAATTACGGACAGATGAACCAGATTAAAGTCATTGCAGATAACTCAGCAGAAGAAAACTCCAGATGGTATTCTGGAAGTGGAATTTATCGAGATGTCAATCTATATCTTGGAGGATCCACTTATATTCCGCCGGAAGGTGTGAAAATTACAACGATATCTGCAGATGAAAAAATGGCAAGGTTGGAATTAGCTGTTCAGATAGAAAACATCTCCGAAGATTCCAGAGCAGATGAAGCTCAAGTGGATATTTATTATGAAGGAGCAGTAATTTGTAGTTGTAAGAAAGAAATCACAGATGAGGAATGTGGACTAAAACAGTTCACATGGAATGTGGAGATTGAACATCCACACTTATGGGATACAGAATATCCAAATCTCTATCAAATAGAAGTTACTCTTTTGAAGAATGGAGAAATTCTTGATAAACAGAAGGAACATTTTGGAATCAGAACCATTTATGTAGATGGAAAACACGGGTTCTGCCTAAATGGAAAGTCATTGAATCTGCGGGGAACTTGTTTGCATCATGATAATGGAATTATTGGTGCAGCAACGATATATGATGCGGAACGAAGAAAGATTCGTATTATCAAAGAAGCAGGATTTAACAGTATTAGAAGTTCTCATCATCCAATCAGCAAGGCAATGCTGGATATCTGTGATGAAATGGGGATTATCGTTATGGATGAACTGTTTGATATGTGGACGGTTCATAAAAACAGCCATGATTTTGCCTTACATTTCTTAGATGAATGGGAAAAAGTTACGACCAGAATGGTAAACAAGGACTATAACCATCCGTGTGTAGCAATCTATTCCATCGGAAATGAAATATCCGAGCTCGGAACAACGCGTGGAGTTGAAATCAGCCGGATGCTTTGTAAGAAACTACATGAACTAGATGATACACGATTTACGACTTGTGGCGTGAATGGGTTAAATGCGGCAGGAGCCAGACTATTTGAAATTATGAGAGATGTGGCTCCATTGATTAAACGAAAAGATGAAGGGAATAGCGGTGACAATCAAGGGCAATCCATGGGAAGCAATGCACTCAATGGAATCATGGAGTTCATGTCTGGTGAGGCAGGAGACGCATTTGCAGCACATCCTAAATTATCAGAAGCTATTGCAGGAGTAAGTGATGCGACAGATATTGTAGGATTAAATTACATGACAGGACGCCATGTGTTAGAGGCACAGCTACATCCGAATAAAGCGGTAGTGGGAACGGAAACATTTCCAGCAGATATATTCAGATTGTGGACATTGGTAGAGGATTATTCTCATATTATAGGAGATTTTACCTGGACAGGATATGATTATCTCGGAGAAGCAGGCTGTGGTATTTTTTATTACGATGGAACAAAGAATTTTGGCAGTGTCTATCCGGATCGTCTGGCATATATTGGGGATATCACAATTACAGGGGTACGAAGACCAATCAGTTATTATCGTGAAGTTGTATATGGATTAAGGCATGAACCATATATTGCGGTTGAACGAGTTGATCGTAATGGACAGACTCCATCGAAAACTCCGTGGATGTTTAAAGATAATATTTCCAGCTGGACGTGGACTGGATACGAAGGTACTTCTGCAAGTGTCGATGTCTATTCTGACGCAGAAGAAGTAGAACTCTTTCTGAACGATGAGAGTCTGGGGAGAAAAAAAGCTGGAAAAGAAAACCAATATATGGCTGAATTTACCGTGCCGTATCAAGCAGGAACATTGATGGCAATTGACTATGTGAATGGAATGGAACGGGGACGATATTCATTGGAAACAGCTAAGAAATCAACAACTCTTGATGTGAAAATGGATAAAAAAGTGCTTACTGCCAATGGACAAGATCTGTGTTATCTGAACATTACGCTTTGTGATGAAAGTGGAAAAACGAACCAGCAAGAAATAAAACAGATTACGGTATCTGTTGATGGTGCAGGTAAATTACAAGGTCTTGGAAGTAGTAATCCGTCTAATGAAGAAGATTATTTTGACAGATGTTGTAATACATTTGATGGAGATGCGATGGCATGTGTAAGAGCCGGACATGAATCTGGAATCATTACAGTAACAATTTCAGCAAATGGATGCGAAGATGTAGTAAGAAAAATAGAAGTGAGGTAG